One window of the Nicotiana tabacum cultivar K326 chromosome 4, ASM71507v2, whole genome shotgun sequence genome contains the following:
- the LOC107796531 gene encoding uncharacterized protein LOC107796531 isoform X1, with amino-acid sequence MAPRGRPRKRLSRMDAAVDAMTPFGFDELLVRKTVNKLLKEYEGDEGWEGWAFIEDSGYKELIDAILRDQEAKDDEEQQIQTQKQGVSSQDERAEDPASESTIAPSGALVVSTCNGADNTVGETACTELVNAAGEPTYEELCSNKQDIGRTEVFCPPPAERDGNRWTDIGEDQIFTQKGLANAVFSNGENPRSNSHVSSPSPTTSSCPVNRLKMSSVSQVKSRSNSHVSTPPPTSSSSPISSLPPPADRHTTTLPSSKPVSVPPRKRVPCYGWIGSDDEEDADDFIQLPPMKPTTPLQSQNSSGGTNKQMKRKSRWDIRPNDP; translated from the exons ATGGCACCCAGAGGAAGACCCAGAAAG AGATTAAGCAGAATGGACGCAGCAGTTGATGCTATGACACCTTTCGGCTTTGATGAATTGCTCGTTCGGAAAACAGTGAATAAACTCCTCAAG GAATACGAAGGAGATGAAGGGTGGGAAGGGTGGGCTTTCATAGAGGATAGCGGCTACAAGGAGCTCATTGACGCTATTCTTCGCGATCAAGAAGCCAAAGATGATGAAGAGCAGCAAATCCAAACACAAAAG CAGGGTGTCTCCTCACAAGATGAAAGAGCCGAAGACCCTGCTTCAGAAAGCACCATTGCTCCCTCGGGCGCTCTTGTTGTTTCCACATGCAATGGAGCTGACAATACTGTAGGAGAAACAGCATGCACTGAGCTTGTTAATGCAGCAGGAGAACCAACATACGAAGAGCTTTGCAGCAACAAACAAGACATTGGTCGTACTG AAGTATTTTGTCCCCCTCCAGCTGAAAGAGATGGAAATAGATGGACAGACATAGGGGAGGATCAAATCTTTACACAAAAAGGATTGGCTAATGCTGTTTTCAGCAATGGTGAAAATCCCCGGAGTAACTCTCATGTTTCTTCTCCATCTCCAACTACTTCCTCATGCCCGGTTAATCGTCTCAAAATGAGTTCTGTGAGCCAAGTGAAATCACGGAGTAACTCTCATGTTTCTACTCCGCCTCCAACTTCTTCCTCAAGCCCAATTAGTAGTCTCCCTCCCCCTGCTGATCGTCACACAACAACTCTTCCTTCCTCAAAGCCAGTTAGTGTTCCACCAAGAAAGCGCGTTCCTTGTTATGGCTGGATTGGAAGTGatgacgaagaggatgctgacgACTTCATACAATTACCACCAATGAAACCAACTACACCACTGCAGTCACAAAATTCAAGTGGTGGTACCAATAAGCAAATGAAACGCAAATCAAGGTGGGATATTAGACCCAATGATCCTTAG
- the LOC107796531 gene encoding uncharacterized protein LOC107796531 isoform X2, whose product MAPRGRPRKRLSRMDAAVDAMTPFGFDELLVRKTVNKLLKEYEGDEGWEGWAFIEDSGYKELIDAILRDQEAKDDEEQQIQTQKGVSSQDERAEDPASESTIAPSGALVVSTCNGADNTVGETACTELVNAAGEPTYEELCSNKQDIGRTEVFCPPPAERDGNRWTDIGEDQIFTQKGLANAVFSNGENPRSNSHVSSPSPTTSSCPVNRLKMSSVSQVKSRSNSHVSTPPPTSSSSPISSLPPPADRHTTTLPSSKPVSVPPRKRVPCYGWIGSDDEEDADDFIQLPPMKPTTPLQSQNSSGGTNKQMKRKSRWDIRPNDP is encoded by the exons ATGGCACCCAGAGGAAGACCCAGAAAG AGATTAAGCAGAATGGACGCAGCAGTTGATGCTATGACACCTTTCGGCTTTGATGAATTGCTCGTTCGGAAAACAGTGAATAAACTCCTCAAG GAATACGAAGGAGATGAAGGGTGGGAAGGGTGGGCTTTCATAGAGGATAGCGGCTACAAGGAGCTCATTGACGCTATTCTTCGCGATCAAGAAGCCAAAGATGATGAAGAGCAGCAAATCCAAACACAAAAG GGTGTCTCCTCACAAGATGAAAGAGCCGAAGACCCTGCTTCAGAAAGCACCATTGCTCCCTCGGGCGCTCTTGTTGTTTCCACATGCAATGGAGCTGACAATACTGTAGGAGAAACAGCATGCACTGAGCTTGTTAATGCAGCAGGAGAACCAACATACGAAGAGCTTTGCAGCAACAAACAAGACATTGGTCGTACTG AAGTATTTTGTCCCCCTCCAGCTGAAAGAGATGGAAATAGATGGACAGACATAGGGGAGGATCAAATCTTTACACAAAAAGGATTGGCTAATGCTGTTTTCAGCAATGGTGAAAATCCCCGGAGTAACTCTCATGTTTCTTCTCCATCTCCAACTACTTCCTCATGCCCGGTTAATCGTCTCAAAATGAGTTCTGTGAGCCAAGTGAAATCACGGAGTAACTCTCATGTTTCTACTCCGCCTCCAACTTCTTCCTCAAGCCCAATTAGTAGTCTCCCTCCCCCTGCTGATCGTCACACAACAACTCTTCCTTCCTCAAAGCCAGTTAGTGTTCCACCAAGAAAGCGCGTTCCTTGTTATGGCTGGATTGGAAGTGatgacgaagaggatgctgacgACTTCATACAATTACCACCAATGAAACCAACTACACCACTGCAGTCACAAAATTCAAGTGGTGGTACCAATAAGCAAATGAAACGCAAATCAAGGTGGGATATTAGACCCAATGATCCTTAG
- the LOC107796535 gene encoding uncharacterized protein LOC107796535 isoform X1, which yields MAPRGKRSKLGLRRMDAALDAMGRLGFSRHIVQKSIKDLLKVYGDEGWIFIEETAYKLLIETILDTQGESESDHKHEPQNQLGEIGADYEPQNQLAEIGADSEPQNQLAEMGSGYGSSNLHVKSENLAEPCDKEVCEEHDQVDGTPVKLDEQEKSEEHEKHIIGNVLLFESILQDIAPLHSTPVKDVFPSNLIRKPCYGWISDDSD from the exons ATGGCTCCCAGAGGCAAACGCTCAAag TTGGGTCTGCGACGAATGGATGCAGCACTGGATGCAATGGGTCGCTTAGGGTTTTCTCGTCACATCGTCCAAAAATCCATTAAAGACCTCCTCaag GTTTATGGAGATGAAGGGTGGATATTTATTGAGGAGACTGCATACAAGCTTCTGATTGAAACTATACTTGACACTCAAGGGGAATCTGAATCTGATCACAAACATGAGCCCCAGAATCAGTTGGGAGAAATTGGTGCTGATTATGAGCCCCAAAATCAGTTGGCAGAAATTGGTGCTGATTCTGAGCCGCAAAATCAGTTAGCGGAAATGGGCAGTGGCTATGGAAGTTCGAATTTGCATGTAAAAAGTGAGAATCTTGCAGAACCTTGTGATAAAGAAGTGTGCGAAGAGCATGATCAAGTAGATGGCACTCCTGTGAAACTTGATGAACAAGAAAAAAGTGAAGAACATGAAAAACATATAATTGGAAACGTTCTGCTATTTGAG TCTATTTTACAGGACATTGCTCCATTACACTCTACTCCGGTGAAAGATGTTTTCCCAAGTAACCTAATTCGCAAACCATGTTATGGATGGATTAGTGACGACAGTGATTAA
- the LOC107796535 gene encoding uncharacterized protein LOC107796535 isoform X2 has protein sequence MAPRGKRSKLGLRRMDAALDAMGRLGFSRHIVQKSIKDLLKVYGDEGWIFIEETAYKLLIETILDTQGESESDHKHEPQNQLGEIGADYEPQNQLAEIGADSEPQNQLAEMGSGYGSSNLHVKSENLAEPCDKEVCEEHDQVDGTPVKLDEQEKSEEHEKHIIGNVLLFEDIAPLHSTPVKDVFPSNLIRKPCYGWISDDSD, from the exons ATGGCTCCCAGAGGCAAACGCTCAAag TTGGGTCTGCGACGAATGGATGCAGCACTGGATGCAATGGGTCGCTTAGGGTTTTCTCGTCACATCGTCCAAAAATCCATTAAAGACCTCCTCaag GTTTATGGAGATGAAGGGTGGATATTTATTGAGGAGACTGCATACAAGCTTCTGATTGAAACTATACTTGACACTCAAGGGGAATCTGAATCTGATCACAAACATGAGCCCCAGAATCAGTTGGGAGAAATTGGTGCTGATTATGAGCCCCAAAATCAGTTGGCAGAAATTGGTGCTGATTCTGAGCCGCAAAATCAGTTAGCGGAAATGGGCAGTGGCTATGGAAGTTCGAATTTGCATGTAAAAAGTGAGAATCTTGCAGAACCTTGTGATAAAGAAGTGTGCGAAGAGCATGATCAAGTAGATGGCACTCCTGTGAAACTTGATGAACAAGAAAAAAGTGAAGAACATGAAAAACATATAATTGGAAACGTTCTGCTATTTGAG GACATTGCTCCATTACACTCTACTCCGGTGAAAGATGTTTTCCCAAGTAACCTAATTCGCAAACCATGTTATGGATGGATTAGTGACGACAGTGATTAA